ccgtaacctgtcctcacttatctatcccacccgctccacacacatccaacaccttgtcgcagggggcctgtggaactgccagtcagctacccgcaagactgagttcatctccggctttgctactgagcaatgcctggacttccttgctctcactgagacttggataacaccctccaacacagccacccctgcagctctctcctccgcccactccttctcccacacacccagatccactggaagaggtggtgggacaggtctgctcatcaaccccaactggactttcactctttacccactgccacacttctcttcacagtcgtttgaatttcatgctgtaactgtaactcacccagtcaaactaatcattattgtcatctaccgtccaccaggcccattgggacacttcttggaggaactagatgtcctcctctcaaacgtcccagaaaatggcccaccacttgttcttcttggtgacttcaacatccagtcagagaagtcatccgatctactatttctactttcgtctctttctctctcacttgctccttctccaccaactcacaaagctggcaaccaccttgacctcatcttcaccagaaactgctccacctccgacctcacggtaactccacttcatgtctctgatcatttcttcatttcctactctctcccactctcccaatctgatgatctcatctcatcagatattgcacttgtccgtcgcaacattcgctctctctctccctcctctctctcctcaactgttctatcagcacttccttcagctgactccttctccctcatgcatcccaactctgccacagacacattcctctgtactctgtcctcctctcttgactctctctgtcctcttacttcacggcgggttcgtaagtcctccccagccccgtggttgtcggactcagtgcgtactgagagagccacgatacgggcagcagaaaggaaatggaggacatcaaaactccctgacgacctgctttcctatcactctcttctctccaccctcactgcctctatctctgcagccaaacaatctttctatcagactaaaattctatcctctttctctaaccccaaaaaacttttctcgatcttctctaacctccttgatccccccaccccccctcctccctcctcccttctaccaattcactttgtcaactacttcacaaagaaagtagatgacattcgctcttctttctcaaccccacctcctgatctcacctctctaccaaccactaattcagctccttctctatcctctttcacccctctatctcaggatcaagttctttccctaataacctctgcccgccccacctcctgcccccttgaccctatcccctctcaccttcttcagtcaattgcttctgatcttctgcctttcctcacccacctcattaacacatctctatcatctggttgctttccggactctcttaaagaggccagagtgacccccctccttaaaaaacccacccttgacccgtctgaagtaaataactacagacctgtctctcttcttccttttctctccaaaactctggagcgtgctatctttaatcaactctcctcctaccttcaccggaacaaccttcttgatcctcttcagtctggttttaaagcaggtcactcgaccgaaactgcactccttgctgtcactgagcaactccacactgccagggctgcctctctctcctctgtgctcatcctcttggacctctctgcagcgtttgacacagttaaccaccagatccttatttcctcccttcaagaactaggtgtctcaggatctgcacttaccctactctcgtcctatcttcaaaaccgaacatacagagtaacctggagaggatctgtgtcggaaccctgtcctctagctactggggtccctcagggttctgtcttgggccctctcctcttctctctatacaccaactctcttggttctgttattctctctcatggtttttcctatcacagctacgccgacgacacccaactcatcctctcttttcccagctccgacacaaatgtagcagaacggatctccgcttgtctgaccgacatctctcagtggatgtctgaccatcacctgaaactcaatctcaacaagactgagtttctttttctcccaggaaagggctctcccaccacagacctaaccatcaccctcgacaactctgtggtaactccgtctcataccgcaaggaacctgggtgtgacacttgatgaccatctctccctcactgccaacattgctgcaacagctcgatcttgcagatacatgttgtacaacatcagaaggatacggcctcttctaacccagaaggcggcacaggttctggtccaggctcttgtcatctcacgcttggattactgcaactccctcctggctggtctccctgcgtgtgccatacgacccctgcaactcatccagaatgcagcagctcgactggtcttcaacttaccaaaattctcccacactacacctctcctccgctcccttcactggcttcctgtagctgctcgcatccgcttcaagactctagtgcttgcgttccatgctacaaacggatccggtccagcctacatccaggacatgatcaaaacctacaccccagcccgcccacttcgctctgcattggcaaaccggctcgctgccccctcactgacaggatcgcagaggcatttacagaactccagactgttcactgtcctcgctcccaaatggtggaacgagctccccatcgacatccggacagcggaaagcctccacatcttccgtcgccgactaaaaacacatttcttccgactctacctcgactaagacgataacgacgacgacaaaaaaaaaaaaaaaaaaaaaaaaaaaaaaaaaaaaaaaaaatgtatcgcacttatgactagcacttcatagtttgatttacttgaagctcttacttacttctagcacttatttgtacccaaatgtttaaatgcacttattgtaagtcgctttggataaaagcgtctgctaaatgacatgtaatgtaatgtaatgtaatgtaatgtaatgtagccGAAGCCAGagtctcttattttgaaggccagagTGAAAGGAAGTGGCGATAAGTGTTGTTGACGGTGAGTGTGAGAAGCAGAATAAAGCCCATAAGTCTGATGttcataatataatacaaataaaaatgatgacaataataatatatggaTCGTAACAAAAAGAGACTACTATCTTTCTTCTCACATGCCGTCAATATTACTCATCGCCACTTGCTTTCATtctggccttcaaaataagagactCTGGCTTCGGCTACAACAACTTCCTGTACAACAAAATAGCATATGAGTGGtatgattttgttgttatttgacatttttgcacAATGTTGTTGGCGTAAAGTCTGTCTTTGGTAATGaagaatggaaagaaaaaaaaccccgacAAATCTGATTCAGTGTCACAAACAAAACCGTCCGCAGCCGCCACGTTTCCGCCTGGAGTTCCACGCTCACTGGAGTTCCTAGCTGTGACAAGCTGCCTGTAATCTCACGGTACCGGCGTCTCAATGAAGGTGAGGGAGGCGCCTCCTGGTTCTCTGTTCACCTGAGGCCCCTGCACCTCAGTGTTGTtgttaacacacacattcacctccGGCCCGCGACCGAgagaggacaaacaaacaaaaaaacacccagagACAAGGTCAGTGACGGCAGCGAGGAGAGCTAGCCGCCGCGGCTAACTGCGTTAACTGGTTAGCAgtcggttggttggttggttggttaattcatttaaaacGGACACGTTTTAAACACGCTCGTTTGTGAAAGTTCACCGATCACAGAGAAACTTTGAGTTTCTGTCAACTGTCAACCGTTGCTAGTGTTAGCATCAGGTGTAGCAGGTGTCACTTCAGGAGCAAGTGAGTGTCTgatctctgtgttttgttgtatttgttacctctttaggactcttttcctgacagaaacacagaccagtagtccttaaacctggtcctaatgaggcagaatcttaTTTCTGAGGCTCTAGTTAAAATAagggctgagatttgaattgtggttatggttaaggttagggattaaACTTCATTTAGGGTGTATAcgtgaatggaagtcaatgcagtgtcctcagaagaataggtgcacaaatatgtgtgtgtgtatttgttttgtagTCGCTGTTGGAAtttcctggtataaacactgaccttgtcaggaccagtagtccttgtggagatcaaaacctgctcccaatgaggcagagctggttaagtttaggaccaagattttaattgtggttatgtTTAAATTCAAAGATAGTTATTAATTGGTGAATATATGTAAGTCAATgaagtgtcctcagaagaataacTGTactcatatgtgtgtgttttgtaccaCTTTTCCTTGTACATacactggccttgtcaggaccagtagtcgtcacagagatcaaaacctggtcctaatgaggcagatccTTATTTCTGAGGCCCTGGTTGAAGTTAGGTTAGGCATAAAATGGTTATAGTTAAGGGTAGGTCCCGACAAGATgttagctgcacaaacctgtgtgtgcacatatttGTGTTACTTCTTTTGTGTAAATAATGTCTTTCTGGATCGTTAGGTCTCATCTGGACAAAAGCCTTGTTCTAATGAGGTGTAAAGGCCTAATTTCTGAGTTATTGGTTAAAGTGAGaggtaaaatgtgaattttgttaGCGTAGTTATCATGCTAGAAGTATTTCAAATCAGTGTATAACAACAATTACTGTATCATGACAATTGTTCAAGTAATAAACATTTACCTTTGCTCCTGAATGAAATTTAAAGAGACCAGTTATATGTAGGGGGAAAtgtctttatggacagaaaacgaCAAATTGGCATCTGGTTATGTGTCTGGAACTCCACCTTTAAGGGTCAAATAtgaaggtttattggcagaaatctAATATACTACATAAAttgatgtttgtatttgtgtacaattattttaaaaatgagaataGTTTGGTTAATATTGCCTTAGTACAAGCCGTTTACATGTACTTTACAGAAACTCCCATCTTGTGCCACACTGTGGCCTGAATCCAGAGCTTGAGTTCTGTGTTTTAAGGCAGAattttcaacacaaaaaaaaaaaacacattattctttctggtatgtgaaggccactatGATAGTACCCTGACGTGCTTGTGAAAGATGAGGGTGAGAGGAGGCGTCCATCCgtagtctcaccagtagatgtcactaattcttacgcAGGTTGGGACTAACTGGATATGTTTCAGGCTTTGCTTCAGTTCTCCACATAAATggaaaacctgtgtgtgtgtgtgtgtgtctcaggatGAAGGGGTCTCCAGTtttgtccctcctcctcctctgcatctGCTCGTTGTACTTCGTGGGCCTTTACCTGTTTATGGGCGGGTTCCTGCTGGTGAGGCTGGAGGTGAACCGGACCAGCACCTGTGGTGACGTGCTGCAGCCCGGGCAGGAGCCGGTGGACTTCTGCCACGCTCGGCCGCGCTTCCGCCGTGccgtcctcatcatcatcgacGCCCTGAAGATCGACTTCGCTCAGTTTGACTCCAGCAACTTGGCGCCGCGACCGTACGAGAACAAGCTGCCCGTGGTAGAAGAGATCACCTCCTCCAGACCTCTCCACAGCCGCTTGTATCCCTTCCACGCTGACCCGCCCACCACCACCATGCAGAGGATCAAGGGCTTCACCACTGGATCTTTACCCACGTTTGTGGATGTCGGTAACAACTTTGCCTCCAGCGCCATCCTGGAGGACAATCTCATCCACCAGCTGGGTCAAATCGGTGAGTAGTTACATATGAATTTAAACACTTCTTTACaaatttaattgaaatgttCCACATCTAATCTCCTCGTCTATCTAATCTCAGGAAAACGGGTTGTGTTCATGGGCGACGACACTTGGGAAAGTCTTTTCCCGAAGAAGTTCTATCGCTGTCTGCCCTTCCCTTCTTTCAACGTCAAGGATCTGCACACGGTGGACAACGGCATCCTCCAAAACCTTTACTCCACCAGTATGTATGATTCAAAATGCTTTTATGTCCCTGTGAGTACATTTTACTACTGTTCAGAGGACTATAAGTACCTAAAACAGTatgatatttaaattaaaattacaaCATTTGCTATCTTGCTAATTCGTCAAAAAGTTTtttcacttgtttattttgatgacctgttttgtgtatttagtatttagtttATATATTATTCCTAGTGAAAATACTGTgtataattgcactgcagtacagatataaaatgatatataagACCATTATTGTTGTTCAAGAACTGGCTACTGAAGTGAAGCAACTTTTGATGTCATTTAACTGTTATATTTCACAAGATGGAGCAACAAAACTGTTAATATAGGTTGATCATATGGGCCAAAAACTCCTGATAATCGTCGACGTCCACTCATGTGTCCGTCATGTGTTGGTTTTCACAGTGACGGGTAACGACTGGGACGTCCTGGTTGCTCATTTTCTCGGCGTGGATCACTGCGGGCACAGGTTCGGACCCGACCACCCGGCCATGGCCGACAAGCTCACACAGATGGACGGAGTCATCAGGTCAGAGAAGAGCACAGCTGTTCCGTGTTTGTTTCACAGCCTCTTTCACCTGCTGTCACCACCATCATCGTCATTGTGACCTTTGGTTCAGCAGATATTAAGATATTTATGAATAATAGAACAGCAGTAAATGAGGTCATGTGAAGTTTAGTCAATGGTTTCAAACTACAATTACCTTCTCTATTTATGTTCTCAGAGCATATTCActgtttatattctatattttccTTCCAGGTCTGTGATTGACCGTCTGCAGAACGACACTCTCTTGGTAGTGATGGGAGATCACGGGATGACGGACACTGGAGATCATGGTGGTGAAAGTCAGAAGGAGACAGACGCCGCTCTCTTCCTCTATAGTCCAGTGCCTTTGTTTCCAGGACCGCCATCGAAGGTTGGTGGAGAAGCCCCAGTGTTAGTAAATTAGAGGTTGTGACACAAATAAAGAGGCAATTTTCCATAAATTTTCACATCAAAATTCATGTTTTAGCTTTACTTTTTCACAAAAGATGAAAGAAATGTGCCTTAAATTTGAAGTAAACTGACTGACACCTCTGCTGTTATAGCAAACATTCTCCAAACCAGATTCATTAGATTCTGTTCATGCTCGGTCACAACCTGCAGCAGGAAACTTGACTCTTGAACATGTTGTTAAATAACAGCAGAAAATAATGAGTAAGTAAGGATTCAAGAGGCAACAGAAGAATACAcataaaaccactcactcaacctttactgtgttttaaattgcctttattttatttaatcagcAAATATCCAATTTACACTATTTACACTGCCATTGAATGAATGATGTAGTAATCTTATTTCCCTCATGTTTTGCAGGATGAGCCTGATATAGTTCCTCAGACGGACCTGGTGCCTTCACTGGCTCTGCTGCTGGGAATCCCCATCCCGTACAGCAGCGTGGGGCAGGTTCTCCTGCCACTGTTCCCTCCTCACGATCAGGCAGAAGTTGCACCGACAGGTCCCAGCCAGCTGGAGGCGCTGTGGATCAATGTGAAACAGGTAGACTGCCCAGTTACAAGCTGATGATAGGATGAAGCATGAATACCGTgacattttttcctcttcttcgcCTGAGTAGCTTCATTTGCATTTAACACAAAGCACGGCAGGAAAAAATCTGTATGAGCAGTTACAACTGGACTCATCACGTTTGACCTCACAGAACAAACTGTGTATTTGACCTTGTTTTAAGTTTTTGCATTGATTTAAGAATGGATTCATGCAGAAAAGAGTGTTTTGATCCCATGAAATAGTGATTTTATGCAGAAAAGTTCAGGGCTCACATATCCTGGATAATATCCGGTCATCGTGTTTTCACTGTATTCATTTTCCAATCATTTTCCCTCTGTATGTGAAGGTGAACCGTTTCCTGGAGACGTACTCCAGCATGGCCAAAGATATTCCACCTCCGCGTCTCTCTCAGCTGAAGGCTGAATTCGCCCGCCTCTCCTCCGAGTACCTGGCCACAGTGGGAGTGGGCCGGTCACCCTCTCCTCAGCTGACCGCCTCAATGCAGGCATACCTCACCTCCGTCAGAGAAACCTGTCGAGCCACGTGGGCTCGATTCAACCCGCTCAAGATGGCAGCAGGTTTAGTCATCCTGGCCTTCGCCTGCCTGATGTGTTACGTCCTGTCTGAGCTGTCGTTTGTGCTGATCAGGGAGAATGCTCGCAGACTGAAGGCCCCGGCTGTCGTGGCGCTTGCCGTGGGGGTTTGTGTGGCCGTGGGTCAGCTGCTCACACATGGGTACATTGAGGTAGCGTGGTGTCTCGCGGCTGCCGCCCTCAGCACCGAGCTTCTGTTCTTCTGGTCAGCTTATCGAACCAGAACCGTTCATGTGGCAAAAAATGGATCTAAACCTCCAAAGTGGACCAACTGGCTGACTCGGCGGCGTCTCCTCATTCCTCCCATCCTGGTTGCTTTCCTCCGCTGTGCCTCCCTGCTCTCAGATAGCTATGTGATCGCTGAAGGACGGGTAGTGACCTTCCTCCTATTGTCCTTGGTTGTCTATACTCCCGTCCATCTCAACTGGGATGGTTTACTCCTACCTCCCAGCTACGACCCTCTGAAGTCTGCAGGGCTGCTGCCCTCGCCGGCCTTGTCTCCTTCCTTTGTGAAGAAAGAAAGCAGCACCCTCTTGGCCTGTGTCGGACTCCTTGTCGGCAGCCTCTACCTTTCCTTGTCGTTCCACGGCTGTCGGGAAGAGCAGGGCTACTGCCAGCCTTCGCCGTTCCTGACTCCTCTTTCGCGGTTGCAGGACAGCCAGATGAAGAACCTCCACTACGCTCTGTCTGTCGTCTCTCTGGGCGTGTGGACGTATCTGCTGAGACACTGGCTCCGCCATTACGGTAACCTCAACTCCTCGGGTGGGGCGGTATTCACGGCCCGCTGGATTTTGCCACTGCTGTCCACGTGCCTTGGGCTCCACTGGGCTGTTAGCGCCACACCAGAGGACAGCTTCAGGAACCTTGGCGAGATGATCAAGCTGGCCCAGCTGCTCCTCCCCAGGGCCGCCTTCTGTCTCCTAGTGCTAGGGCTGTTCCTGATCTGTCTAGACCCCCTCACTGTGTTCATCAAGACCAGAGCCACAGCTTCAGCCAGAAACTCTTCCCTACCCCTGCCTCGCTATCGAGCCAGCACCGGCATCAGCCCGCAAGCCGAGCTGCACCACCTCATCCCCCAGATCTACCAGCGCATGCGTCGTTCCCTGGACGACAGCGAGCCGAGCGTGGGCAGCGAGGTGGACAACAGGCCGGCGGTGGAGGCCTACGGGCTGGGAACTGTGTACTCTGCCCCTCTGCTGCTCTTCTGTGGCCTCTTAGCACTtggtatgctgctgctgcacccaGAGGGCATGGCTCTGtccttcctcctgctgctgctcgaaATGGGAGCTCTGCTGCACATCCACGCCTCCGCCACCACACTGCGAGGCCTACAAAGCACATATTCTGGTAAGattaaatcaaatcagtttAATTTGTGTCGCCAAGATTCAAAAATCTCAGTTTTCCTCTGCTGACTTCACACTCAAGTGACATACACTGCCCTAGTATGAAGTATAATTGTCTATCATCTGCATAACGGTTGACATTTATCAGTGTTTACTTGTGGTGTCATATAGAAGTGGAATAGAACACGTCCCAAGCACAGAAACTTGAGGGACTCCTGTACATATTTGGCATTAATGACTCAGCACTAACctgaacaaactgaaaacattcTGATAAATAAGATTTACCATCTTTTCGACTGATAACAGTGAACATTAATGACCTTCTCGCTGTGTTTCCTCAGGTGGCTTTAACGTTCCCTGGGCTCCGATAGTGATGTGGTCTCTGGCTGCCACGCAGTTCTTCCACGCGACAGGTCACCTCCCCACGTTCCCCTCCATCCAGTGGAGTGCTGCCTTTGTGGGATTTCCTGACGGACACACAGGCACCGCAGTGCCCGCCTCACTGGTCACCCTCAACACCTTCGCCTCACACATCCTGTTTGCAGGTAGCGATGACGAGATATTTGTCATGTGTCATTTGTTACACCATTTTGCTTTTTTGGTGTaacatttatgtgatatttagaGTTTTTGGATCACATAAATGTAAGATTATCTTCTTACAAAAATCAAAATACTAATGATTTTGAACGTGACTCAGGCTTTCGCATTTCAATATCAACAGCTACTGTTGCGCGTTATTTTCGTTAGTAAACAGTGACAGATTCTTATCATTTTTCTGTGGTGACTCAAATTGTTGTGCCATCTACTGTTTCTCTTGTGAAATAACTGTGGACTGTGGATAGAAATGCacataaatgaacattttctttgacCAAATCTTTGATCTTTGAAAATTTATGTAAAATTTGTAATGTATTTCTTGCTGCTACTTATGATTAAGTAGCAGCAAGAATGATTAAGAGAAAAAATCCTAATTGTCTTTTAGTTGGATTATTTTATAGGTTTTGCACTAAAAATAATAGATTTGAAAACACAAGACACTTTGTTCTCTTCTTGTCAACAGTGAGTTGTCCTTTGCTGCTGTTCTGGCCTCTGGTGTGTGAAGCGCgtgggagcagaggaggaagagctgccagtgatgaaggagaagacgcTGTGATGGAGATGAGACTGAGAGAAAACCCCCAGCAGTTCAGCTCCGCTCTGCTGCAGCT
This Solea solea chromosome 19, fSolSol10.1, whole genome shotgun sequence DNA region includes the following protein-coding sequences:
- the pigo gene encoding GPI ethanolamine phosphate transferase 3, producing MKGSPVLSLLLLCICSLYFVGLYLFMGGFLLVRLEVNRTSTCGDVLQPGQEPVDFCHARPRFRRAVLIIIDALKIDFAQFDSSNLAPRPYENKLPVVEEITSSRPLHSRLYPFHADPPTTTMQRIKGFTTGSLPTFVDVGNNFASSAILEDNLIHQLGQIGKRVVFMGDDTWESLFPKKFYRCLPFPSFNVKDLHTVDNGILQNLYSTMTGNDWDVLVAHFLGVDHCGHRFGPDHPAMADKLTQMDGVIRSVIDRLQNDTLLVVMGDHGMTDTGDHGGESQKETDAALFLYSPVPLFPGPPSKDEPDIVPQTDLVPSLALLLGIPIPYSSVGQVLLPLFPPHDQAEVAPTGPSQLEALWINVKQVNRFLETYSSMAKDIPPPRLSQLKAEFARLSSEYLATVGVGRSPSPQLTASMQAYLTSVRETCRATWARFNPLKMAAGLVILAFACLMCYVLSELSFVLIRENARRLKAPAVVALAVGVCVAVGQLLTHGYIEVAWCLAAAALSTELLFFWSAYRTRTVHVAKNGSKPPKWTNWLTRRRLLIPPILVAFLRCASLLSDSYVIAEGRVVTFLLLSLVVYTPVHLNWDGLLLPPSYDPLKSAGLLPSPALSPSFVKKESSTLLACVGLLVGSLYLSLSFHGCREEQGYCQPSPFLTPLSRLQDSQMKNLHYALSVVSLGVWTYLLRHWLRHYGNLNSSGGAVFTARWILPLLSTCLGLHWAVSATPEDSFRNLGEMIKLAQLLLPRAAFCLLVLGLFLICLDPLTVFIKTRATASARNSSLPLPRYRASTGISPQAELHHLIPQIYQRMRRSLDDSEPSVGSEVDNRPAVEAYGLGTVYSAPLLLFCGLLALGMLLLHPEGMALSFLLLLLEMGALLHIHASATTLRGLQSTYSGGFNVPWAPIVMWSLAATQFFHATGHLPTFPSIQWSAAFVGFPDGHTGTAVPASLVTLNTFASHILFAVSCPLLLFWPLVCEARGSRGGRAASDEGEDAVMEMRLRENPQQFSSALLQLSTRYLFILGAQVFASVSAAAILRRHLMVWKVFAPKLIFEALGFVLSSVSVVIGVTLVLRVDVAVARWFKKLIPDSSR